The genomic window CCAAACGCAAGCGCATCGCCTGAATCGCGGGCAAAATTCCGGCAACGAAACCGAGGGCCAGCGTGTGCACCGCACCGACGATCACGTCGCGCTCCGGAATAAAAAACAAAGGAAAATACTGGTGGATGAAACTCGCCTGCCCCAGGCCCGCCAC from Candidatus Angelobacter sp. includes these protein-coding regions:
- a CDS encoding ABC transporter permease; translated protein: VAGLGQASFIHQYFPLFFIPERDVIVGAVHTLALGFVAGILPAIQAMRLRLADALRREG